From Methanobacterium alcaliphilum, a single genomic window includes:
- a CDS encoding aldo/keto reductase — protein MQKRAIKKTGDKLSALGFGAMRLPTKNGMIDKEKAKEQIYYAIDHGVNFIDTAVPYHGGGSESFLGEILSGKYRDTVKISTKMPQWSIKKYEDMDNILNKQLATLKTDHIDYYFIHSIGKSSFERLKELGILEFLNNAKKEGKIKYSGFSFHDNKESFKPIVDAYDWDVCMLQFNFLDENSQAGIEGVKYAHSKGMGIIAMEPLKGGRLAGDIPPQAEKIWANSKKQRTPANWALRWVLNHPEITCVISGMNSTDQLKENLQIAGDIKPNSLTSVELELYNEVKQVYSNLMKINCTTCGYCLPCPANIDIPGCFDLYNEKYLFKDRTAGITYILRMGGVFNDGATHAGLCIDCGKCVKACPQKLDIPELLETVSKDLGGRGFGLKTKVVGSFILPIFDSLLSLRRKVANS, from the coding sequence ATGCAAAAAAGAGCTATTAAAAAAACAGGAGACAAATTATCTGCTCTTGGTTTTGGAGCCATGCGCTTACCTACCAAAAATGGAATGATTGATAAAGAAAAAGCTAAAGAACAGATTTATTATGCAATCGACCATGGCGTGAACTTCATTGACACAGCAGTACCGTATCATGGGGGAGGTAGCGAATCATTCTTAGGAGAGATATTATCTGGAAAATACCGGGATACAGTTAAAATTTCTACAAAAATGCCTCAATGGTCAATTAAAAAATACGAGGACATGGACAATATATTAAATAAGCAGCTTGCTACCTTAAAAACAGACCATATTGACTATTATTTTATACACAGTATTGGTAAAAGCAGTTTTGAAAGATTGAAAGAACTTGGAATTTTAGAATTTCTAAATAATGCTAAAAAAGAAGGTAAAATAAAATATTCTGGATTTTCTTTCCATGACAACAAGGAATCCTTTAAACCCATAGTAGATGCCTACGATTGGGATGTATGCATGTTACAATTCAATTTTCTGGATGAAAACAGTCAGGCAGGAATTGAAGGAGTGAAATATGCTCACTCTAAAGGTATGGGGATTATTGCTATGGAACCTTTAAAAGGAGGTCGTCTGGCTGGAGACATTCCTCCACAAGCAGAAAAAATATGGGCCAACTCTAAAAAACAAAGAACTCCAGCCAATTGGGCATTGAGATGGGTTCTCAATCATCCCGAAATCACATGTGTTATTTCTGGAATGAACAGTACAGATCAGTTGAAAGAAAATTTGCAAATAGCCGGCGATATTAAACCAAATTCTTTAACATCAGTCGAGTTAGAACTGTATAATGAAGTTAAACAAGTATATTCTAATTTAATGAAAATCAACTGTACTACCTGTGGTTATTGTCTCCCTTGCCCTGCAAACATAGATATCCCTGGATGCTTTGATCTTTATAATGAAAAGTACCTGTTCAAGGATAGAACAGCAGGCATTACTTATATCTTAAGAATGGGTGGTGTTTTTAATGATGGGGCAACACATGCTGGGCTTTGTATTGATTGTGGAAAATGTGTAAAAGCATGCCCTCAAAAATTAGATATTCCAGAATTATTAGAGACCGTGTCTAAAGACTTAGGTGGACGCGGATTTGGTTTAAAAACAAAAGTAGTGGGTTCTTTCATTTTGCCAATTTTTGATAGTTTACTATCACTTAGAAGAAAAGTAGCTAACAGTTAA
- a CDS encoding MATE family efflux transporter, whose translation MSSNNQNLNSEVDQRISMVTGDPKKAIRALSVPMIISMLLIMAYNLADSIWVAGLGPNALAALGFINPLFMIVIGLGNGLGAGATSLIARCIGAKNKKNADNAAIHSIILTLVISGIFTIFTLLFLQNILLLMGAGETVNLAIQYGQIVFGGLVLFIFSSVASGILRAEGDVKRPMYAMAATAILNIVLDPIFIYYLGWGVSGAAWATIISSTIACALMVYWLLLKRDTYVSFTRKDFKPSWLVIKDILVVGLPASAESFVMSVLGVVLNLILVITGGAEAVAVYTAGWRVVMMAMIPPIGIGTAAITVSGAAYGAHKYQNLSIALKYSVKLGVGIAVVTSLFSYFFAGNIASIFAYSSQSAFMAPQIAAFLQVMCLFYLTVPFGITASSIFQGMGKGVTSLLLTVLREVVFVSFFAYLFAFTLNWGSSGVWWGIVVGGGLGCVVAYIWANYYINRLKKSYVK comes from the coding sequence ATGAGTTCTAATAATCAAAATTTGAATAGTGAAGTGGATCAACGTATATCCATGGTGACTGGGGACCCTAAAAAAGCTATCCGTGCGCTTTCAGTACCTATGATTATTTCAATGCTTTTAATCATGGCATATAATCTTGCAGATAGTATTTGGGTTGCAGGTTTAGGACCCAATGCTCTCGCTGCTTTGGGATTCATTAACCCTCTATTTATGATAGTCATAGGGTTGGGTAATGGATTAGGTGCAGGTGCAACATCATTAATTGCCCGTTGTATAGGTGCTAAAAATAAGAAAAATGCAGATAACGCGGCAATACACTCCATAATTCTTACTCTAGTAATATCTGGAATTTTTACTATATTCACATTGTTATTTCTCCAGAATATTCTCCTCTTAATGGGTGCTGGTGAAACAGTAAATCTAGCTATTCAGTATGGTCAAATCGTATTTGGAGGTTTAGTACTATTTATATTTTCCAGTGTCGCCTCTGGTATTTTAAGGGCCGAGGGAGATGTAAAAAGACCAATGTATGCAATGGCTGCCACAGCTATATTAAATATCGTTTTGGACCCCATATTTATTTATTACTTGGGATGGGGCGTTAGTGGGGCTGCATGGGCCACGATAATATCTTCAACCATAGCATGTGCTTTGATGGTTTACTGGTTACTATTAAAAAGAGATACTTATGTTTCATTTACCCGCAAAGATTTTAAACCAAGCTGGCTTGTAATAAAAGATATTTTGGTGGTGGGTTTACCTGCCAGCGCAGAATCATTCGTAATGTCTGTTTTAGGAGTAGTTTTAAATCTTATATTGGTTATAACTGGTGGAGCAGAAGCAGTGGCAGTATATACTGCGGGATGGCGGGTAGTTATGATGGCCATGATACCTCCGATAGGTATTGGGACTGCAGCCATAACTGTTTCTGGTGCAGCATATGGTGCTCATAAATACCAGAACCTTTCCATAGCACTAAAATATTCTGTTAAATTAGGAGTGGGGATTGCTGTAGTTACCTCATTATTCTCTTATTTCTTTGCAGGGAATATAGCCAGCATATTTGCTTATTCTTCACAAAGTGCATTTATGGCTCCACAAATAGCGGCTTTTCTGCAAGTAATGTGTCTATTTTACCTTACAGTGCCTTTTGGGATCACGGCCAGTTCTATATTTCAGGGCATGGGAAAAGGTGTAACTTCCCTCCTATTAACTGTACTTAGAGAGGTGGTATTTGTTTCCTTTTTTGCCTATCTATTTGCCTTCACACTCAACTGGGGATCATCCGGAGTATGGTGGGGAATAGTTGTAGGGGGCGGACTTGGATGTGTTGTAGCATATATATGGGCTAATTATTACATTAACCGACTTAAAAAGAGTTATGTGAAATAA
- a CDS encoding TetR/AcrR family transcriptional regulator: MKEKELRILNSSLKLFVERGFHGTSTAQIAKSSEVATGTLFHYFKTKEELINRLYLYSKECMLNEISSSYNRDESLKDNVKSLWTTLIDFGINKPEMFQFILSFHCSPYITSLTKKEIETRSESVVEAYIIGIKKELIKDVSCELIMDFLWGSIVATINYFEKYPEKLNPENKDMAFDLFWDGISC; this comes from the coding sequence TTGAAAGAAAAAGAGTTGCGTATCCTTAATTCATCGTTAAAACTATTCGTAGAGCGGGGTTTTCATGGTACTTCTACAGCACAAATTGCAAAATCCTCAGAAGTAGCCACCGGCACATTATTTCACTATTTCAAAACAAAAGAAGAATTAATTAATCGGCTTTATTTATATTCTAAAGAATGCATGCTCAATGAAATTAGTAGCAGTTACAACCGAGATGAATCCCTTAAAGACAATGTGAAATCATTGTGGACTACACTGATTGATTTTGGAATAAATAAGCCAGAAATGTTTCAGTTTATTCTCAGTTTTCACTGCTCACCTTATATTACATCCCTTACTAAAAAAGAAATAGAAACCAGATCAGAAAGTGTGGTAGAAGCATATATTATAGGTATAAAAAAGGAATTGATTAAAGATGTTTCTTGTGAACTGATTATGGATTTTCTATGGGGTAGCATAGTTGCCACCATCAATTATTTTGAAAAATACCCTGAAAAATTAAACCCTGAAAATAAAGATATGGCCTTTGATTTGTTCTGGGATGGAATTTCATGTTAA
- a CDS encoding carboxymuconolactone decarboxylase family protein, producing MENRYQKGLEKLKKIDGKAGENVIESLKDIAPDLAKYTIEFPFGDIYSRKGLDLKSREIATVAALTALGNATPQLKVHINAALNVGCSKEEIIEIIIQMAVYAGFPAALNGMFTAKEVFEENNLL from the coding sequence ATGGAAAACCGTTACCAAAAAGGGCTTGAGAAATTAAAAAAAATAGATGGAAAAGCCGGTGAAAATGTTATTGAAAGTCTTAAAGATATTGCTCCAGACCTTGCAAAGTACACTATAGAATTTCCATTTGGAGATATTTATTCCAGAAAAGGATTGGATTTAAAGTCCAGGGAAATTGCAACCGTTGCCGCATTAACTGCTTTAGGTAATGCAACACCACAACTTAAGGTGCATATCAATGCAGCCCTTAATGTAGGATGCTCTAAAGAAGAAATAATTGAAATAATAATCCAAATGGCAGTTTATGCTGGATTTCCTGCAGCTTTAAATGGCATGTTTACTGCTAAAGAAGTATTTGAAGAGAATAATCTGCTTTAA
- a CDS encoding carotenoid biosynthesis protein: MSDQINKSSFSKSRWSLIIIFLIVNLLLIFTYKNPNLLAIDSFLVTAILFILAILHGKERYGWRNIAIFFLITWVVSFSFENLSIATGFPFGFYHYSPSLGLLTVPLIIIFAYFSIGYLAWALSHVLTGQYHKKLEGKQIFIVPFIAAFLMVMWDLTIDPISSTLQGLWVWTTPGAYYGVPISNFAGWFLVVFIFFQIFAIYISKYDHVKIEKVFNKPYWSEAAAVYGITALGTILSIFYQYNDITLSMALITVFTMGFVALLALINIWNNGYLK; encoded by the coding sequence ATGTCTGATCAAATTAATAAATCATCTTTTAGTAAATCGAGATGGTCTTTAATAATCATCTTTTTAATTGTAAATCTACTTTTGATTTTTACTTACAAAAACCCAAATTTACTGGCTATAGATAGCTTTCTGGTAACTGCTATTCTATTCATACTAGCAATTCTCCATGGAAAAGAGAGATACGGGTGGAGAAATATTGCTATTTTCTTTTTGATTACTTGGGTGGTAAGTTTCTCTTTTGAGAATCTTAGTATTGCCACAGGTTTTCCATTTGGGTTTTATCATTACTCTCCTAGTTTGGGTTTGTTAACAGTTCCTTTAATCATAATATTTGCCTATTTTTCCATAGGGTACTTGGCCTGGGCATTATCGCATGTTTTAACTGGACAATATCATAAAAAACTAGAAGGAAAACAAATTTTCATAGTCCCATTTATAGCCGCATTTCTCATGGTCATGTGGGATTTAACTATTGACCCCATATCATCAACTCTACAAGGATTATGGGTATGGACAACTCCGGGAGCTTATTATGGGGTTCCTATCTCTAATTTTGCTGGCTGGTTTCTGGTGGTATTCATTTTCTTCCAGATATTTGCAATATATATCTCGAAGTATGACCATGTAAAAATTGAAAAAGTATTCAATAAACCATATTGGAGTGAAGCAGCAGCTGTTTATGGTATAACTGCACTGGGCACTATATTGTCAATATTCTACCAGTATAATGATATCACATTGTCCATGGCTTTAATCACTGTTTTTACTATGGGCTTTGTTGCATTACTGGCTTTAATTAATATTTGGAATAATGGATATTTAAAGTGA
- a CDS encoding GIN domain-containing protein, with protein sequence MGKMSYVVMVGFVLCLVVAASGCTQDNGTGNQTSGKVNTTKDVSGVTNVILTGPGTLIIQQGDNDSLVIEAESDIMSKITTTVAGNSLAISNYNAISNRAVKFYLTLKNMDTITGTGGGEIQASKLNTNKLIVTVDTGKITLEGKSRNLLATINGGGSILAGDMPTQTATVTINGEGNAELNVVKTLNAIVNGGGSIIYQGSPKVTQQVNGEGSVKKSS encoded by the coding sequence ATGGGAAAAATGTCTTATGTTGTTATGGTGGGGTTTGTGTTGTGTTTGGTAGTTGCAGCATCGGGATGCACGCAGGATAATGGAACAGGAAATCAGACAAGTGGTAAAGTGAATACTACAAAAGATGTGAGTGGAGTTACTAATGTAATATTAACTGGTCCTGGCACGTTAATTATTCAGCAAGGAGATAATGATTCTCTTGTAATAGAAGCTGAGAGTGATATTATGTCAAAAATTACAACTACTGTTGCAGGAAACAGCTTAGCTATCAGTAATTACAATGCTATTAGTAACAGAGCAGTGAAGTTTTATTTGACACTTAAAAATATGGATACAATTACCGGTACGGGTGGTGGGGAAATTCAAGCATCTAAATTGAATACAAATAAACTCATAGTTACAGTGGATACAGGTAAAATAACCCTAGAAGGTAAATCTCGAAATCTGTTGGCTACTATAAATGGTGGTGGGAGCATTCTGGCTGGTGATATGCCAACTCAAACAGCAACTGTAACCATCAATGGTGAAGGTAACGCAGAATTAAATGTGGTAAAAACCCTCAATGCTATAGTTAATGGTGGCGGTTCAATAATTTACCAAGGAAGTCCAAAAGTAACCCAGCAGGTAAATGGTGAAGGATCGGTGAAAAAAAGTAGTTAA
- a CDS encoding Ig-like domain repeat protein yields the protein MISCLLNEHKGGEKLKKTQKRLTLIALTFIFIFTLCGAVSAADIYVNDTGDDDNGDGSIENPYKTINWGVSKANDDDTINLNAAIFNTYQDNDHKDYDITIDKNLKIKGAGRDQTTIDASGNGRILTVLPGYTLIVSDLTMINGKAPDGTAGTSGGDGGAIINRGTLTLENCAITNCRAGDGGDGKNGVYLIRPGGNGGDGGNGGAIYNTGKLTINDCILSDNKAGNGGNGGNAYNQNAPYWGGNGGNGGYGGAIYNQELIFDHIGCEVTITRSIITDNYAGNGGNGGNGFFRGSGGSGGEAAIYVRGNNILNWAYLDMTRSILKDNHPGTGGSRGTGSSSGSSGSDGETGGIFADLYSDATVHYNYLFNNGDYDIRRHGTEKVDARCNWWGSNESPASRVKGPVNFTPWLILTISPLPTPNMFYTDTLEVIAEITHTNDNSPLIPGGPVADGIPITFTADWGSLDPISSTTVDGECKTTFTADGTLPLPVDLVQIFAIADNENNVKTQVNIQKMPTTIEVENAQGFNGQNVNLKANLKDNNGDPIEGKTVIFKVDGNQVGTAQTDADGVATLSYTIAKTAGTYVIEALFEEDDGYLGSSDTSTLTVDKTPTNLLVSNIIGNHGKIINLKATLTDYYGNPVAGKTIVFKVNGANAGSAITGANGVATLKYYVGLVGGKYAINAKFVEDNIYLGSTGKGELKVPQSNVYVITTISKKKIILGETVKITFKLGNKGPDTAENVIFTLVLPKGLTFVSMSGNPKYSYNPLTRTITWTLGNVPVGDPWLYVIVKATQTGSFKIAPRVSTITYDPNLKNSVQAVNINIVKPKAANGTVPMQSTGIPIHYLAMAMLLVVSGFLGSKRK from the coding sequence TTGATATCATGTTTATTAAATGAACATAAAGGAGGTGAAAAACTGAAAAAAACTCAAAAACGACTGACTTTAATAGCACTTACTTTTATTTTCATTTTCACACTATGTGGTGCCGTTTCAGCTGCAGATATCTACGTCAACGACACTGGGGATGATGATAACGGAGATGGATCTATAGAAAACCCTTATAAAACAATCAACTGGGGGGTATCTAAAGCCAACGATGATGACACCATAAACCTGAATGCAGCAATCTTCAATACTTATCAAGACAATGATCATAAAGATTATGATATTACTATTGATAAAAATTTGAAAATAAAAGGCGCAGGCCGCGATCAGACTACTATAGATGCTAGTGGCAATGGTAGGATATTAACCGTGCTTCCAGGATACACATTAATCGTATCTGACTTAACTATGATTAATGGTAAAGCACCGGATGGGACTGCTGGAACATCTGGTGGTGACGGTGGAGCTATCATTAACAGAGGTACACTAACTCTGGAAAACTGCGCCATTACCAACTGTCGCGCTGGTGATGGTGGTGATGGAAAAAATGGTGTATATTTGATTAGGCCTGGTGGTAATGGTGGTGATGGTGGTAATGGTGGTGCCATATATAACACTGGAAAACTAACCATAAACGACTGTATCCTTTCTGACAACAAAGCCGGTAACGGTGGTAACGGTGGTAACGCCTACAACCAAAACGCCCCATATTGGGGTGGTAATGGTGGTAATGGTGGTTACGGTGGTGCAATCTACAATCAAGAACTTATTTTTGATCATATAGGCTGTGAAGTAACTATCACAAGAAGCATAATCACAGATAATTACGCCGGTAACGGTGGTAATGGTGGTAACGGATTTTTCCGTGGTAGTGGTGGTAGTGGTGGTGAAGCAGCCATCTATGTTCGAGGTAATAATATATTAAATTGGGCTTACCTGGATATGACTCGAAGCATACTGAAAGATAACCATCCTGGTACTGGAGGTAGCCGTGGAACTGGAAGTAGTAGTGGATCAAGTGGAAGTGATGGAGAAACTGGCGGAATATTCGCTGATCTTTATTCAGATGCCACAGTACACTATAACTACCTGTTTAACAATGGAGACTACGACATACGAAGACACGGTACTGAAAAAGTTGATGCTCGGTGCAACTGGTGGGGTTCAAATGAAAGCCCGGCTTCCCGAGTTAAAGGACCTGTGAATTTCACACCGTGGTTGATACTCACAATAAGTCCTCTACCAACACCCAATATGTTCTACACCGATACCTTAGAGGTTATTGCTGAAATAACACATACCAATGATAACTCACCATTAATTCCTGGAGGCCCTGTTGCTGATGGAATTCCTATAACCTTCACTGCTGATTGGGGAAGTTTAGATCCAATATCATCTACAACAGTAGATGGGGAATGTAAAACTACTTTCACTGCTGATGGTACATTACCTCTGCCGGTAGATCTTGTGCAGATATTTGCCATTGCAGACAATGAAAACAATGTTAAAACCCAAGTTAACATCCAAAAAATGCCAACAACAATTGAAGTGGAAAATGCTCAGGGGTTTAATGGCCAGAACGTGAATCTCAAAGCTAATTTGAAAGATAACAACGGTGATCCAATTGAGGGTAAAACGGTTATTTTCAAAGTAGATGGGAATCAGGTAGGCACTGCTCAAACTGATGCTGATGGTGTAGCTACTTTATCATACACTATTGCTAAAACAGCAGGAACATATGTGATTGAAGCGCTTTTCGAGGAAGATGATGGATATCTCGGTTCAAGTGACACGAGTACTTTGACTGTAGATAAAACACCAACCAATTTACTGGTTTCCAATATTATTGGTAATCACGGTAAAATTATAAACTTGAAAGCTACTTTAACTGATTACTATGGTAACCCTGTTGCAGGAAAAACTATAGTTTTCAAGGTGAATGGTGCCAATGCAGGCTCTGCAATTACTGGGGCTAATGGTGTTGCTACTTTAAAGTACTATGTTGGTCTTGTAGGGGGAAAATATGCTATAAATGCTAAATTCGTTGAAGACAATATATATTTGGGTTCAACTGGAAAAGGTGAACTTAAAGTACCTCAGTCAAATGTATATGTCATTACGACTATTAGCAAAAAGAAAATTATCCTCGGAGAGACTGTAAAAATAACTTTCAAGTTAGGTAATAAAGGTCCAGACACGGCTGAAAACGTCATATTCACGCTTGTTTTACCGAAAGGATTAACTTTCGTGAGTATGAGTGGAAACCCAAAATATTCATATAATCCTTTAACAAGGACTATAACCTGGACTTTGGGAAATGTGCCTGTAGGTGATCCATGGCTGTACGTCATAGTAAAAGCCACCCAAACTGGATCATTTAAAATCGCTCCTCGCGTAAGTACCATAACCTACGATCCAAACTTGAAAAATAGTGTGCAAGCTGTAAATATTAACATAGTTAAACCAAAAGCAGCAAACGGTACTGTACCTATGCAGAGCACTGGAATTCCTATACATTACTTAGCAATGGCGATGCTGTTAGTCGTAAGTGGATTTTTAGGGTCTAAAAGAAAATAA